The nucleotide sequence TTTTCTATGACTGATACAGGTCAGGCCGCCGCATGCCCGAACGATTCTTCTCCTGCTGCTCATGACAAGGCTGCTGCTGGTACGCCCTTGTTTGCCTTGGGCCAGTTATTAGCGACACCTGGGGCATTGGAACTGCTGCAAACCCATCAACTGACAGCACTGCCGTTTGTGCTGCGCCATGTGTCGGGTGATTGGGGCGATATTTGTGCAGAAGATCGGCAAAGTAATGCTGATGCTTTGCAGTACGGCTACAGGCTGATGTCGGTGTATGTGATTTCCAAGTCAGAACGCTTATGGATCATCACGGAGGCTGACCGTAGCAGCACCACGCTGTTGTTGCCTGAGGAGTACTGATGCTGGGGCGGCACTTTGTGGTGCACTCGCAGCTGAGTGTGGGCCGCTCAGGTGCAATGGCCTATCAAAACAAGCTGCTGCTGCGCCAGGGTGAGAATGACATGGCTTGCGGGCACCACTGTGTGTTGATGGCTTTGATGCTGTTGGGCCAGGTGTCACGCGATGCCCTATATGAAAGCGACCTTGACGCACGCCTGATGGAAGTGAGCGCCATCGGCCAAGCTCTGTACTTCAGCGGCTGTAGCAGCGCAGCCATCAGAGAGCAGTTTGCCCCGTTTTCTGAGCAACTGCAGTGCCGCCAGCTGCGCCGCAATGTTGAGGCCCGCACGGTGGCCGCGCTGGAATCTGACCATGTGTGCCTGGTGCGTTTCACTTCACCCAGCTACAGCCATTGGGTGCTGGCTGTGGGCGTAATGTATGCCGATGGCAAGCCACATTCCCTGCTGGTGCTCGATCCCTTGATGGATGGAGTGCCGCTCACTCCCTGGAATGCTTTGCTGGAGCATTGGGGCAGCAAAAAGCTGCGCAACACCAATGCCCGCTGGTCAGAAAAAGCCACCTTGGACAAGGTGGTGCAAGTCGGTTTGCGCAGCCGCCGTGGCACGGCCATTGAACTGGCTTGAGTTTCAGTTTCTCGCTCTCTTTTTCCTGATTTCCCTTGTGCACGTTGTGCGCCTGGTGCTTGGCTTTTGAGGCTGCACTCAGGTGGCGTTGCGGCGTGCCTGTTTTGAAAGTTTGACCATGCACCCTTATCACTTGAGGTGGTACCGCTACCGGCGTTTGTTGGCGGCGGTGATGACCTTGCCTGCACTGGATACCTCAACGCCTGTTCCGCATGAATTCAGCGGCCAGTGGCCGTGCTGTTTCAATGGCTGCGCTGAAGCTGGCCGCTATGTGCATGCTTCAAAGCCATGCATGGAGCCGCAATCGGCCATGGTGCTCGAATTGGTTGATGCTGCTTTGCAGGCGATTGAGCCAATCAGCCAGCGCACCGCAGCCTGGCAGGCATTTGCGCAGTGTGCGGTGCCCCAGTTGGGCTTGGGCAGCTTGGCACGGCTGGTGGCACTGCTGCAGCAATACGAGTCTGATGACGATGCCGAACTGGCCCTTTTGCTGTGGCAAGGTGAAATCACCCAACCAGTAGCTGCACTCAAGGCCGTGCAGCGTTTACGCCGCCTGGTCGCATTCTTGCAAAGCCAGGGCATCACGGATGCAGCCAACTGGCTGCAGTGGTGGGATTCGGCAGATGCGCAAGCGGTTGTGCACGGTGCACCGCATCAAGCGCCAGACACGATCAACGCTTTGCTGTGGCACTTGGACAGCGGGCGCTGTGATGTACCTTGGGTGCTGACGTTTGCAAGGCGGGTGCTCGGTCAGGCTCCTGCGTATGGTCACGCCATGCTGGCTATTCAAGAAATGGCCGAAGCCATGAACCTGAGTGCCAAGGCTTTAGCCAGGCGCATTGCGTGGCATGAACGGTTGTTTCAAGCATTGGGCGATGTGCCCGAGCTTCGACTGGCGTGGTGGCGGTGCGTGAAGCGCACTCTGCAAGCCCAACTGACCAACGCTACAGCGGTCAAACTGCAAGTGCAGGGAGTCAAAGAGCCTTTGCCGCTGTCGCTGGGCTTGCACCTGCGCCAGGGTCAACCCATGCTGACGATTCAGCTTCCCCGTGCATTTGGCGCAGCACCAGCATGGCCCAACTTGACCATGGTGCAACTGCGGCAAGACGGCTGGGGGCCTGGGCTGAGGCTACGCTTGCTGCTGCAAGGCGAAGGAGTGTTACCAGCTCAGCTGCAGCTGGACATCGCAAAACGCTGGAAAGCGGCACAGCTGCAGCCACCAGTGTTTGAGCGCATCAGTGCCACCAAGTGGGAAATCAGCTGCTGTTGGTGTGATGGACTGTGGAATCCTTCCGGTATGAGTCTGGCTGATGTGGCCGACTGGGCCACGGACACAGCGCTGCAAGTGACGGAATATGTGCAGTTGCTCAAAGGTATGCTCAGGCGTGAAGCCATCAAATAAAGGCTACAGTATTGATGAGCATGCCCACGCCATGAGTGCAGCACCATGCGACTACAGCCAATTCCTTTGACGGTAGAAGTGACGGTACTGCTCTACTCAGTTAGCCCCAGTACCTGTACAGCACCGTGCTGTAGCATTCGAGAAAGGCTCAATTTTTTAGCTATTGACAATTGAGTGGGAATAAAGAAGCGCCTCGGCAACGAGCACTCTTAGGTTCTCTTCATCAAAGCCCGTGATTTCACGGGCTTTTTTGTTTTCTACGACTACCGCCAAGGAACTGATGCCTAGCGCTTCGCCAAGCCAAAGAAACCTGGTCCATCGAGAGCTCAGCCCCCTGTTGCTCAAGCGGTACAAATTTCTCATGAAACTGATTAAATTAACAGTACTGTTTTAATTTACAGTATTATTCACACTATTCACTGCTGGCCGAAGAAGTGCATCAGACCCAAAGTCCACCGACTCGCTCGCACTCTTCAACCGGCTCGCGCAACCTGCCCCCTCATACCAAGGAGCGTCTATGTTCTACCGTGAGATTTCTCAACCCGTTGATGACGACCTCGTGCAGCGACTGCGTGAGAAGGGAGGCCTGTGAAATGGCCGCACATCCCCACGCTGCTTCTGACTCTGTGTCTGGCGCTGTTGCTGCTGCTGGCAAGCACACTGGAACAACGCTTCTAAGCACTGCAGGTGCAAACCGCCAAGCATTCAAAAGTGATAGCTGTATCCGCTTTTCCAACAAGCGTCAGACTGGAAATATGATGAAGAAAACCATTGAGTGCTTAGTCCTCATCTCCGCCATTTTCATGGGAGCACTTTGGCTGGCCACGCCAAGTGCACAAGCCAACGAGCCTGCAACCCTCACCAAGTCCGCACGCGACGAGTTTGCCTGCCCTGGCATGCATGCCCAATGGCTTGATGAGCACACAGTCCAATGTCTGCGCGAGCTTCCCTGAGCCAATGCCGTTCAGCACTCGATTTTCAGCACATGCCATCGAAAACAGACGCTACCCCGGGTTCCCCACATCAAAAGCAGCATGCTTTCAATGACTCAATCGCTTCCCAGGGCCCCAATGGCATCATTTTTTGCAGAAATTGATGCCATTGGGGCCATTGAAGAAATTTTCACCTCAGAACTAGATTATATTTATGGCTTCGGAGCGTAGCGCAGCCTGGTAGCGCATCTGCTTTGGGAGCAGAGGGTCGCGAGTTCGAATCCCGCCGCTCCGACCATATGATTCAAGGGCTTGGCTGAGAAATCGGCTAAGCCCTTTAGTCTTTCTGGGGCCAAGGGGTAAACAGCAAGCAGCCCATTCCCCGCTTTGATACCTTACCCCGTACCGCAGGCTTGCTGCAGTCGCGGCAGAAAAAGCCTCCCTGCCGCCTGCCCATCAGGCAACACTGCCAGCAGCTACCAATGCGGGCACACCAGCACTGGTAGCCGTGCCTCCAATGATTTTCCCTAGCCCTGCCACAGAGCCGAGGAGTTATTCGCCTGTCGAGGTCATCGCATTCTTGGCGTGCAGCAGGCGTGCGGTCTTTGCATTGACCGTGTCTGTTACCACCAGTTGAATGCCTAAGCCAGCAGCCGTCTCGGTCATGGCCTGCAGCAGATAGGATGCACCTGGGCTTTGCCATGCCAGCTCCGTAAATTCACCGCCCAGCTTCACGTAGCGCAAAGGCATTTTGTGCAGTTGCGTCAACGCCTGCGGCTGCTGATCCAGGCGCCGCAACCCAACCCCGACGCCAAAGGTTTGCATCGTCTGGCAGAACTTGAGAACTTCTTCGGGATAGGCGATCAAGCCGTGCGCATCCAGCTCAAGGCAGAGTTTGGATACATGGTCTTCCCATTCCCGATCCTGCAATTGCTCGGTCAGGCGCAGCAGGAATTCGGGCTGAGTCAATGACGGCAAAGAGACGCGCAGCACCAGTTCAGACTCAGGCTGACGCTGCAGCCAGGCCAGCCCCAGGGCCACCGCACGCAAATCAAAGTCGGCCGAGAGCCCCAGCCTCACGGCGACTGGCAGGAACAGCGCGCCACCCAGCATTTCACCAGAGACGGCTCGCAGGTTCAACGAGGCCTCAAACCGCTTTTGCACACCTGTCGCACCATTGAGGAGCATGGGCTGCACGGAAAGCGACAACACACCGGGCGTTTCCAGAGAGGAAATCAGCATCTGGCGCCAAAGTGTCTCCCCCGCCATATTGGAGACAACTTCGTCATCTCCATAGGCCACATATTCCACCTCGGCCTGCCCCGAGCTTTCGGCGCGCATCAGCCCGTAGTCCAGGCGCGAAAGCACGCCTGTTACAGAACTTGAAGGGGAATAGTCTGTCAGGGCGAAGCTCCAGCGGCACCAGTGGCCTCCGGTCAGCGTCACCCGCATGGACAGAAGAACCTGCTGAATCTGCTGCACCAGAGTCATTGCCTGAGGCCCGGCGAGTGCGGGCATGAGCACCACGAAGTCCGAGCCATTGAGGCGCGCCAGTTGCGCCGCCTTGCTGCCGGATTGCGCCTGCAGCACCTCATTGACATGCTGCCCCACCGAGGTCAGCCAGCCATCTGCACTCGCGCGCGACATCTGGGCATTCAATGCCAGCAAGTCACGCTGGCGAAACAGCATGACAAAGCCATGTGCAGCCGCACCATCGCTGCCGGTCAGCGCACGGCGCAGTTCGTTGACGAAGTATTTGCGATTGGGCAACTGGGTCACCGGATCACGATTGACTTCAAGCTCCAGCGACTCAATCCGCGCAATCTGCTCCAGCGACGTGGCCTGTACACGCTCACGTGTGTCTGCAATCGCACTCAGAACCGGCAGCAGTTCCGCCACCATGGCACGATTGCCCAGTACATGGGGCGTGCCAACATCTGCAAGGTCTGTATGGTGACCAATGGCCTGCACCTGCGCGGAAATTTCTTGCTGCAGCAATTTTCTGAACCATTTGATGAGCAGCACCACAAAAAGCGCCCATGCCAGGCCGGCGGCCATGACCAGCGCGGCCATTCGCACGCTGCTGCCCCATAGCGCCTGGCGGGCATAAGCGTCATCGACTTCCAGCGTCAACTGCCCTACCTGCTTCCAGCCGTCACTGATAAAGCGCTGCGCGCTGGGCGCATTCAAGGGCAGCAGGTCGCTGAACCATTGCGGCGCAGCATCACTGCCTGGTCGGACACTTGCCCTTCCATTGACTGCAATGCGATCCTGAGCGCGGCGCTCGAACAAGGTCTGACCTTGTGGCGATGTGAGGCGAATCAGCTTGAACTGGCCACCATCAAACAAGGCCATCATCAAAAGCTCTTGCGTCACCGCATCCTGGTTGGCAGGCTGGGAAAGTGACAGCGCAAGCGAAGACGCCGCATTCTCACTCTCTGACTGCAACTGACCATCAAGGTATTGGCGCGCGGCACCAATGCTGAAAGCCAGGGTGCCCGCCAGAATCGCCAAAATGGCAACTGTCACGCTCAACAAAAGCTGCTTCAGCAAAGACATTGCACCACCCCACTCAAACCATGCAATACGCGATTCATGGCAAAAATCCTTCCTGTTTCATACGCGCCAGCAAGTCCCGCCAACGCGTGATGCGATCTACCGACGCAGGCTGAGCTCCGGCCACATAAACACCTTGCGCATTGAAGCTGAACACGGGTGTCAGGTCCTTACGCTGGCTGGACGGCATGATGTTGTCCAGCATGCTGTCCAGCACCAGAGGCTCGGCCACTGGGGTCTCGTAATAGCCCAGCACCATATGGGCAATGCTCAGATTGCTGCCAGCGCCGCCCATGCGCGCTCGCACATAGATCAGCCGCAGCCTATCGCCCGGCACCCCCAGCCGCAGCAACGAAAAATACTTGCCGATCACATAGTCCTCGCAGTCCCCTGCTCCTTTGCCCAAGGTCTCCAGCGGCGTGGCCCAGTAATCAGGCTGCGACCAAAGCATGCTGTCCTCCGTCTGTACCACAGCACGGTTCCAGAACTCATTGATCGAGGACAACTGCTGCTGAAGCGGCTTGTTCTTTTGCCCATCCAGCATGGCCAGCCAGGCGTTCAAGGCCTTTGCACCCGGCGCACCATAGCGTGACTGCATGCTGGCATGCATGCGACTGGCATCAAAGTCCAATGCCAGCGCATTCAGGCCCGGCCGCAAAGCCGAGGCCGTCAGCACAGCCAGCCCGCCCCAAAGCACAGCTCTACGCGACAGACGCGGCCGTTGCCCCTCATGGACGGGGAAAGACAGATGGGGCTGAGAACTCAAGTGAGTGACAGATCAAAGAAAGCGTCAGAGAAATAAGGCTCTGGCGCTTACTGGTATTACGGGAACAGCTATGTTTTTTGAAGACTGATGCCGCCTGGCACCAAGACTCAAAGCATAACTGTAACCATTTGCACAATTCACGTGAACTGCACTGCCTCATCAGGGGCAGGACTGAGTCCTCCCCCTGATGATTAAAGGCGCCTTAGCTTTGATCGATCTTGAGCTTTCCGTCAGTGATCATTTTCTGGATCATCGCGTTTTGATCATTCCCTGCCCCCAGTAAATCAACCCCTTCGAGCACGATCTTCTGGTTGAAGCCACTACCATCCGCCGCCAACC is from Comamonas fluminis and encodes:
- a CDS encoding type I restriction endonuclease subunit M, which produces MTDTGQAAACPNDSSPAAHDKAAAGTPLFALGQLLATPGALELLQTHQLTALPFVLRHVSGDWGDICAEDRQSNADALQYGYRLMSVYVISKSERLWIITEADRSSTTLLLPEEY
- a CDS encoding transglutaminase-like cysteine peptidase yields the protein MSSQPHLSFPVHEGQRPRLSRRAVLWGGLAVLTASALRPGLNALALDFDASRMHASMQSRYGAPGAKALNAWLAMLDGQKNKPLQQQLSSINEFWNRAVVQTEDSMLWSQPDYWATPLETLGKGAGDCEDYVIGKYFSLLRLGVPGDRLRLIYVRARMGGAGSNLSIAHMVLGYYETPVAEPLVLDSMLDNIMPSSQRKDLTPVFSFNAQGVYVAGAQPASVDRITRWRDLLARMKQEGFLP
- a CDS encoding bifunctional diguanylate cyclase/phosphodiesterase — translated: MTVAILAILAGTLAFSIGAARQYLDGQLQSESENAASSLALSLSQPANQDAVTQELLMMALFDGGQFKLIRLTSPQGQTLFERRAQDRIAVNGRASVRPGSDAAPQWFSDLLPLNAPSAQRFISDGWKQVGQLTLEVDDAYARQALWGSSVRMAALVMAAGLAWALFVVLLIKWFRKLLQQEISAQVQAIGHHTDLADVGTPHVLGNRAMVAELLPVLSAIADTRERVQATSLEQIARIESLELEVNRDPVTQLPNRKYFVNELRRALTGSDGAAAHGFVMLFRQRDLLALNAQMSRASADGWLTSVGQHVNEVLQAQSGSKAAQLARLNGSDFVVLMPALAGPQAMTLVQQIQQVLLSMRVTLTGGHWCRWSFALTDYSPSSSVTGVLSRLDYGLMRAESSGQAEVEYVAYGDDEVVSNMAGETLWRQMLISSLETPGVLSLSVQPMLLNGATGVQKRFEASLNLRAVSGEMLGGALFLPVAVRLGLSADFDLRAVALGLAWLQRQPESELVLRVSLPSLTQPEFLLRLTEQLQDREWEDHVSKLCLELDAHGLIAYPEEVLKFCQTMQTFGVGVGLRRLDQQPQALTQLHKMPLRYVKLGGEFTELAWQSPGASYLLQAMTETAAGLGIQLVVTDTVNAKTARLLHAKNAMTSTGE